The Chitinophaga sp. H8 genome contains a region encoding:
- a CDS encoding OmpA family protein, producing the protein MKEHRKGGSLSDLSKVKRAERLYNSREYEKAISLCIAVLNNGGGNTNLARRAKLQLARIYVDTRQFEKSVSLYDEVLHTPGPDILPTDVTNCMDVLKRTGQVDEARKIGTLYESELKDDIKFKNLQSSLTGNYQNFNQDSIAKVKIDSLPVNMGGYQYGMSLYRKQVIFLSNELKKGTSSFSANAKSFIITEHGIAPFADGIKGVPQVGPATYYDNGKKVIYTVNPVSMVKIEQNSLFNSKTGTLLQFAAHESGNNSWSKSGGIKLIKNGDSYSFLHPAVTENGQRLYFVSDMAGGYGGTDIYYADWDREAQKWQKPVNMGPEVNTSGNELYPFIHNNKLFFSSSGLSGFGGLDIFLFNTDQPDVAPVHLPYPINTQADDLNPVLDATNWLLYFTSDRTGGHDNDRIYLVDLKKTRLDQLGLSVPQEEIVEPVMDNITDSREEISYTDNAAKENNVASSFSSDTIASVPDIIYFDRNAVVPQDKEWYKIDSIFRIWKMHTNQTIVINGHADIKGREQGELALSKNRAAYIRACLKSRGVYVNRIKINYYGASRPVSKESLPERNVGINRRCEIKILSDRNIF; encoded by the coding sequence ATGAAGGAACATAGAAAGGGTGGATCATTAAGTGATTTATCGAAAGTGAAGCGGGCAGAACGGTTATATAATAGCAGAGAATATGAAAAGGCTATTTCACTATGCATCGCTGTGCTTAACAATGGAGGAGGGAACACGAACCTGGCCAGGCGGGCAAAACTGCAACTGGCACGAATTTATGTAGATACCAGGCAGTTTGAGAAGTCTGTCAGCTTGTATGATGAAGTACTACATACACCTGGTCCGGATATATTGCCCACCGATGTAACGAATTGTATGGATGTGTTAAAGCGTACCGGGCAGGTGGATGAAGCGAGAAAAATAGGCACCCTGTACGAATCTGAACTAAAGGATGATATCAAGTTTAAAAATCTGCAGTCATCTTTAACGGGGAATTATCAAAATTTCAACCAGGATTCCATAGCTAAAGTAAAGATCGATAGTTTGCCGGTTAATATGGGGGGATATCAATATGGGATGTCACTTTACCGGAAGCAGGTTATTTTCCTTTCCAATGAGCTTAAGAAAGGGACTTCTTCTTTTTCTGCAAATGCGAAATCATTTATTATTACAGAGCATGGCATTGCACCTTTTGCTGATGGGATTAAAGGAGTGCCCCAGGTAGGACCGGCAACTTACTATGATAACGGGAAGAAAGTGATATATACCGTAAATCCGGTGAGCATGGTTAAGATTGAGCAGAACTCCTTGTTTAACAGCAAAACAGGCACCCTTCTTCAGTTTGCGGCCCATGAGTCCGGAAATAATAGCTGGAGCAAATCAGGGGGGATAAAACTGATAAAAAATGGGGACAGTTATTCCTTCCTGCATCCTGCTGTTACAGAAAATGGACAGCGTCTTTACTTTGTATCTGACATGGCAGGTGGTTATGGGGGCACGGATATTTATTATGCTGACTGGGATAGGGAAGCCCAAAAGTGGCAAAAGCCGGTAAATATGGGGCCGGAGGTAAATACGAGCGGCAATGAGTTATATCCCTTTATACACAACAACAAGCTTTTCTTTTCTTCCAGCGGATTATCTGGCTTCGGCGGATTGGATATATTCCTATTTAACACAGATCAGCCTGATGTTGCCCCTGTTCACTTACCTTATCCCATTAATACACAGGCAGATGATCTTAACCCGGTACTGGATGCTACAAATTGGCTGCTATACTTTACGTCCGACCGTACTGGGGGGCATGACAACGATCGTATTTATTTAGTAGATCTGAAGAAGACAAGGCTTGACCAACTTGGGCTTTCAGTTCCACAGGAAGAGATAGTGGAGCCTGTAATGGATAACATAACAGACAGCAGGGAGGAGATCAGTTACACTGATAATGCAGCCAAAGAAAATAATGTAGCAAGTAGCTTTTCATCGGACACGATAGCGAGCGTACCGGATATTATCTATTTCGATAGAAATGCGGTAGTGCCGCAAGACAAGGAATGGTATAAAATTGATTCCATTTTCCGTATCTGGAAAATGCATACCAATCAAACTATTGTCATCAACGGCCATGCTGATATTAAAGGCAGAGAACAGGGAGAACTGGCTTTATCAAAGAATCGTGCTGCCTATATCAGGGCTTGTTTGAAAAGCAGAGGAGTATATGTCAACAGGATTAAAATAAATTACTACGGAGCATCACGTCCGGTAAGCAAAGAAAGTTTGCCGGAAAGGAATGTGGGGATTAACAGGCGTTGTGAAATAAAAATATTGTCAGACAGAAATATCTTTTAG
- a CDS encoding PorP/SprF family type IX secretion system membrane protein, whose translation MKKQLVKALVAIIISCCYYQSAQAQQDPIYSQYMFNGMVINPAYPSMDESSSLTAVGRNQWVGIEGAPQTISFSFYTPLKATNTSLGFSLMSEKITVHSQTGLNFHISQRVKLDEKLYLALGLKGGMSQYRENNSRLNSTDPAFAQNLNYWKTDVGFGFMIFTEKFYIGLSSPVFQSFDLGKKAEKVKHKSHYYLQTGYLVKINENVKLKPNLLLRAVQGAGLQADINANVLLKNILWLGASWRTEKTITGLVQVQVSKNFQIGYSYDTPTSSNLKGAQAASHEVMLNYRFAWKKWKEVAPRYF comes from the coding sequence ATGAAGAAGCAATTAGTTAAAGCTTTAGTGGCTATTATCATAAGCTGTTGCTACTATCAGTCTGCGCAGGCGCAGCAGGATCCTATTTATTCACAGTATATGTTTAACGGCATGGTGATTAATCCTGCTTATCCTTCCATGGACGAATCTTCCAGTCTTACCGCAGTAGGCCGCAATCAATGGGTGGGTATCGAAGGCGCCCCGCAAACCATTTCTTTTTCATTTTATACTCCTTTGAAAGCTACCAATACCAGTTTGGGATTTTCCCTGATGAGTGAGAAGATCACAGTACACTCTCAAACAGGTTTGAATTTCCATATTTCACAAAGAGTGAAACTGGATGAAAAACTTTATCTGGCATTGGGGTTGAAAGGGGGAATGTCGCAATACCGGGAGAATAATAGCCGGTTGAATAGTACAGATCCGGCTTTTGCACAGAATCTGAATTATTGGAAAACAGATGTAGGTTTTGGATTTATGATATTCACAGAGAAATTTTATATAGGGTTGTCATCTCCTGTTTTCCAAAGCTTTGATCTGGGCAAGAAAGCGGAAAAGGTAAAACATAAATCACATTATTACTTACAAACAGGTTATCTGGTTAAGATAAATGAAAATGTAAAGCTGAAACCTAATTTGTTACTAAGAGCAGTACAGGGTGCAGGGTTACAAGCCGATATTAATGCCAATGTATTATTGAAGAATATTCTCTGGTTAGGGGCTTCCTGGCGTACTGAAAAAACAATAACAGGTTTAGTACAGGTACAGGTAAGCAAAAACTTTCAGATAGGGTATTCTTACGATACACCTACTTCTTCCAATTTAAAGGGAGCACAGGCAGCATCGCATGAGGTGATGCTTAATTACAGGTTTGCATGGAAGAAATGGAAAGAGGTAGCACCGCGTTATTTTTAA